The following are from one region of the Coccinella septempunctata chromosome 7, icCocSept1.1, whole genome shotgun sequence genome:
- the LOC123316968 gene encoding sarcolemmal membrane-associated protein isoform X2: MVVVSDNWVKYVATFPTTGMNEMEMIIPNNETKMAAKAVLICRQNSHPFQDRTLTLDEHVKVGRSVARARAKPNNAIFDCKVLSRNHAVLWYENGKFFLQDTKSSNGTFVNNNKLTPETEHHEVSSGDIVQFGVDVVENNRKVTHGCIIATLKLYLPDGKEAKASPSIGENNRHGMVPLDELYKLNQIIQDASDREECLQKKLAKLQSMLQTAKSATSSCWAAYVGEERLLSRIATLETQLSQANKNWTEDRCKQELNKIQDDNVAYQVAAIEALEKLHNEKLDAVAYVSEMEIKENILQQETNLAKIQVEDLHKEIDDLLKKFMEEQKKTEEMRKDYEMQIKDLQKQLYDKHEELTALEIKLDNNDKTNSNNILEELENNYICLEDDVKIKEEKLANEEQEHNHNSNSNEQNNINLTVGPVTDDESDEYSNHSETESNGTIYLEDSDNIPFSKSEEIQIELSGANAEQLEKGVKFDLPEDDDNKNSDEADVPEKQNEENSGEERENKLVDNIDSKTLKYHFQSTQNELKKRIDILEQLCKSHQEKLEEVTALYEEKKNLLSKFEVDNKELKDELCICRENLEKCHRENYDLKNEVNILLATKEIGAGDSVVEPVTEKDNVTQSVTEKLVSYEELVAVEEELVLLKERFSQANAEKVKLLQDIEGLRKDYNSVKNHSHNMTFLYVAPLVLIVLYLLMSNMFS; encoded by the exons ATGGTTGTTGTTAGTGATAATTGGGTGAAATATGTAGCAACATTTCCTACTACTGGAATGAATGAAATGGAGATGATCATACCAAACAATGAGACAAAAATGGCAGCAAAGGCAGTTCTCATTTGCAGGCAAAATTCGCATCCCTTTCAGGATCGAACACTAACTTTAGATGAACACGTTAAAGTAGGACGGTCAGTGGCTAGAGCCAGGGCAAAGCCCAATAATGCTATTTTTGATTGTAAAGTCTTATCAAGGAACCATGCTGTACTATGGTATGAAAATGGAAAGTTTTTTTTACAG GATACTAAAAGTAGCAATGGAACATTTGTTAACAATAACAAACTCACTCCTGAAACTGAACATCATGAAGTAAGCTCAGGTGATATTGTACAGTTTGGTGTGGACGTTGTTGAGAACAATAGAAAAGTTACCCATGGTTGTATAATAGCCACCCTTAAGTTATATTTGCCAGATGGAAAAGAAGCCAAAGCAAGCCCCAGTATAGGTGAGAACAACAGGCATG GAATGGTACCTTTAGATGAACTGTACAAACTAAATCAGATCATCCAAGACGCTAGTGATAGGGAAGAATGTCTGCAAAAAAAATTGGCCAAATTACAGTCAATGTTACAAACTGCCAAATCTGCCACAAGTAGCTGTTGGGCAGCTTATGTTGGCGAAGAGAGGTTGTTGTCTAGGATTGCAACTTTAGAAACACAGCTATCACAGGCCAACAAGAATTGGACTGAAGACAGATGCAAACAAGAACTTAACAAAATTCAA GATGACAATGTTGCATATCAAGTTGCTGCCATCGAAGCACTGGAAAAACTGCACAATGAAAAGTTGGATGCAGTTGCTTATGTCTCGGAAATGGAAATCAAAGAAAACATCCTGCAACAAGAAACTAATCTTGCCAAAATACAAGTGGAGGATCTTCACAAAGAAATTGAT GATTTGTTGAAGAAATTCATGGAGGAGCAGAAGAAAACAGAAGAGATGCGTAAAGATTATGAGATGCAAATAAAGGACTTGCAAAAACAACTTTATGATAAGCACGAAGAACTGACTGCCTTAGAGATAAAATTAGATAATAACGATAAAACTAACAGTAACAATATTCTAGAAGAATTAGAG AACAACTACATTTGTTTAGAAGACGATGTGAAAATAAAGGAAGAGAAGCTCGCCAATGAAGAACAGGAACATAATCACAACTCCAATAGCAATGAACAAAACAACATCAACCTTACT GTGGGACCAGTCACAGATGATGAGAGTGACGAATATAGTAATCATTCTGAAACTGAAAGCAATGGGACGATTTACTTAGAAGATAGCGACAACATACCTTTTTCCAAGTCGGAAGAAATCCAAATTGAATTGTCAGGTGCTAACGCTGAACAGTTGGAAAAAGGCGTCAAATTCGATTTGCCCGAGGACGATGACAAT aaaaactcGGATGAAGCTGATGTAcctgaaaaacaaaatgaagagAATTCTGGGGAAGAGAGGGAAAATAAACTGGTGGATAATATTGATTCGAAGACTCTGAAATACCATTTCCAATCGACTCAGAACGAATTGAAAAAGAGGATTGATATATTGGAGCAACTCTGCAAATCGCATCAAGAGAAATTGGAGGAAGTGACTGCATTGTATGAGGAGAAGAAAAATCTTCTCTCAAAATTCGAGGTGGATAATAAAGAATTGAAAGATGAACTTTGTATCTGTCGGGAAAATTTGGAAAAGTGTCATAGAGAAAACTACGATCTGAAAAATGAGGTCAATATTTTGTTGGCTACAAAGGAGATTGGTGCTGGTGACTCTGTTGTTGAACCAGTCACAGAAAAAGACAATGTTACGCAATCTGTGACTGAAAAACTAGTTAGCTATGAAGAACTTGTAGCGGTAGAGGAGGAGTTGGTTCTCCTCAAAGAACGTTTTTCTCAAGCTAACGCAGAGAAAGTAAAACTATTGCAAGATATCGAGGGACTCAGAAAAGATTACAATTCTGTTAAGAATCATTCACATAATATGACTTTCCTTTATGTTGCCCCATTGGTGCTCATTGTGCTTTATCTCTTGATGAGCAATATGTTTTCCTGA
- the LOC123316980 gene encoding PRKR-interacting protein 1 homolog, protein MKNEINSDEENAKEKRKHIVIKNSADLQRMKLEKLMKNPDKPVIIPERPKPRGVPAVPDFVRNVMGSSAGAGSGEFHVYRHLRRKEYARQKYMQEKAERERLDEEYHKKLEEHRLMAEAKTAKKRAKRLKRKAKCKNKKPRLEKKSSGSESEEDEELTEGEHEDKKNTNEDPKESQSKSADEDEEKQVKDDGNNSTVGVKEEACNEVPLDCDADIAEMPMITNEAEPVE, encoded by the exons ATGAAAAACGAGATAAATAGCGATGAAGAAAATGCAAAGGAAAAGAGAAAGCACATTGTTATCAAGAATTCAGCTGATCTACAAAGaatgaaacttgaaaaattaatgaagaatCCT GATAAACCAGTAATAATACCAGAAAGGCCTAAACCTAGGGGTGTACCAGCAGTCCCTGATTTTGTGAGAAATGTTATGGGTTCAAGTGCAGGAGCTGGGTCTGGTGAATTTCATGTTTATCGACATTTAAGAAGGAAAGAGTATGCTAGACAAAAATATATGCAAGAGAAGGCAGAGAGG GAAAGACTCGATGAGGAGTATCATAAGAAACTTGAGGAGCACAGATTGATGGCAGAAGCAAAAACAGCTAAGAAGAGAGCAAAGAGATTAAAGAGGAAGGcgaaatgtaaaaataaaaagcCTAGActggaaaaaaaatcttcaggtTCAGAAAGTGAAGAAGATGAAGAATTAACAGAAGGTGAACATGAAGATAAAAAAAACACGAATGAGGATCCTAAAGAAAGTCAATCTAAATCTGCTGATGAAGATGAAGAAAAACAAGTAAAAGATGATGGAAATAATTCAACTGTTGGTGTTAAAGAAGAAGCTTGTAATGAAGTACCTTTAGATTGTGATGCGGACATTGCTGAAATGCCTATGATTACAAATGAGGCAGAACCCGTTGAATGA
- the LOC123316968 gene encoding sarcolemmal membrane-associated protein isoform X1 — MVVVSDNWVKYVATFPTTGMNEMEMIIPNNETKMAAKAVLICRQNSHPFQDRTLTLDEHVKVGRSVARARAKPNNAIFDCKVLSRNHAVLWYENGKFFLQDTKSSNGTFVNNNKLTPETEHHEVSSGDIVQFGVDVVENNRKVTHGCIIATLKLYLPDGKEAKASPSIGENNRHGMVPLDELYKLNQIIQDASDREECLQKKLAKLQSMLQTAKSATSSCWAAYVGEERLLSRIATLETQLSQANKNWTEDRCKQELNKIQDDNVAYQVAAIEALEKLHNEKLDAVAYVSEMEIKENILQQETNLAKIQVEDLHKEIDDLLKKFMEEQKKTEEMRKDYEMQIKDLQKQLYDKHEELTALEIKLDNNDKTNSNNILEELEKNNYICLEDDVKIKEEKLANEEQEHNHNSNSNEQNNINLTVGPVTDDESDEYSNHSETESNGTIYLEDSDNIPFSKSEEIQIELSGANAEQLEKGVKFDLPEDDDNKNSDEADVPEKQNEENSGEERENKLVDNIDSKTLKYHFQSTQNELKKRIDILEQLCKSHQEKLEEVTALYEEKKNLLSKFEVDNKELKDELCICRENLEKCHRENYDLKNEVNILLATKEIGAGDSVVEPVTEKDNVTQSVTEKLVSYEELVAVEEELVLLKERFSQANAEKVKLLQDIEGLRKDYNSVKNHSHNMTFLYVAPLVLIVLYLLMSNMFS, encoded by the exons ATGGTTGTTGTTAGTGATAATTGGGTGAAATATGTAGCAACATTTCCTACTACTGGAATGAATGAAATGGAGATGATCATACCAAACAATGAGACAAAAATGGCAGCAAAGGCAGTTCTCATTTGCAGGCAAAATTCGCATCCCTTTCAGGATCGAACACTAACTTTAGATGAACACGTTAAAGTAGGACGGTCAGTGGCTAGAGCCAGGGCAAAGCCCAATAATGCTATTTTTGATTGTAAAGTCTTATCAAGGAACCATGCTGTACTATGGTATGAAAATGGAAAGTTTTTTTTACAG GATACTAAAAGTAGCAATGGAACATTTGTTAACAATAACAAACTCACTCCTGAAACTGAACATCATGAAGTAAGCTCAGGTGATATTGTACAGTTTGGTGTGGACGTTGTTGAGAACAATAGAAAAGTTACCCATGGTTGTATAATAGCCACCCTTAAGTTATATTTGCCAGATGGAAAAGAAGCCAAAGCAAGCCCCAGTATAGGTGAGAACAACAGGCATG GAATGGTACCTTTAGATGAACTGTACAAACTAAATCAGATCATCCAAGACGCTAGTGATAGGGAAGAATGTCTGCAAAAAAAATTGGCCAAATTACAGTCAATGTTACAAACTGCCAAATCTGCCACAAGTAGCTGTTGGGCAGCTTATGTTGGCGAAGAGAGGTTGTTGTCTAGGATTGCAACTTTAGAAACACAGCTATCACAGGCCAACAAGAATTGGACTGAAGACAGATGCAAACAAGAACTTAACAAAATTCAA GATGACAATGTTGCATATCAAGTTGCTGCCATCGAAGCACTGGAAAAACTGCACAATGAAAAGTTGGATGCAGTTGCTTATGTCTCGGAAATGGAAATCAAAGAAAACATCCTGCAACAAGAAACTAATCTTGCCAAAATACAAGTGGAGGATCTTCACAAAGAAATTGAT GATTTGTTGAAGAAATTCATGGAGGAGCAGAAGAAAACAGAAGAGATGCGTAAAGATTATGAGATGCAAATAAAGGACTTGCAAAAACAACTTTATGATAAGCACGAAGAACTGACTGCCTTAGAGATAAAATTAGATAATAACGATAAAACTAACAGTAACAATATTCTAGAAGAATTAGAG aaGAACAACTACATTTGTTTAGAAGACGATGTGAAAATAAAGGAAGAGAAGCTCGCCAATGAAGAACAGGAACATAATCACAACTCCAATAGCAATGAACAAAACAACATCAACCTTACT GTGGGACCAGTCACAGATGATGAGAGTGACGAATATAGTAATCATTCTGAAACTGAAAGCAATGGGACGATTTACTTAGAAGATAGCGACAACATACCTTTTTCCAAGTCGGAAGAAATCCAAATTGAATTGTCAGGTGCTAACGCTGAACAGTTGGAAAAAGGCGTCAAATTCGATTTGCCCGAGGACGATGACAAT aaaaactcGGATGAAGCTGATGTAcctgaaaaacaaaatgaagagAATTCTGGGGAAGAGAGGGAAAATAAACTGGTGGATAATATTGATTCGAAGACTCTGAAATACCATTTCCAATCGACTCAGAACGAATTGAAAAAGAGGATTGATATATTGGAGCAACTCTGCAAATCGCATCAAGAGAAATTGGAGGAAGTGACTGCATTGTATGAGGAGAAGAAAAATCTTCTCTCAAAATTCGAGGTGGATAATAAAGAATTGAAAGATGAACTTTGTATCTGTCGGGAAAATTTGGAAAAGTGTCATAGAGAAAACTACGATCTGAAAAATGAGGTCAATATTTTGTTGGCTACAAAGGAGATTGGTGCTGGTGACTCTGTTGTTGAACCAGTCACAGAAAAAGACAATGTTACGCAATCTGTGACTGAAAAACTAGTTAGCTATGAAGAACTTGTAGCGGTAGAGGAGGAGTTGGTTCTCCTCAAAGAACGTTTTTCTCAAGCTAACGCAGAGAAAGTAAAACTATTGCAAGATATCGAGGGACTCAGAAAAGATTACAATTCTGTTAAGAATCATTCACATAATATGACTTTCCTTTATGTTGCCCCATTGGTGCTCATTGTGCTTTATCTCTTGATGAGCAATATGTTTTCCTGA